Proteins encoded together in one Urocitellus parryii isolate mUroPar1 chromosome 3, mUroPar1.hap1, whole genome shotgun sequence window:
- the LOC144253816 gene encoding trafficking kinesin-binding protein 1-like, protein MNGQSPGQLLSREIEEEIEEDSLNSAPTPACGSTSHLKSTPVATPCTPQRLSLAESFTNIQESTTTMSTSLGLVWLLKERGISAAVYDPQSWDRAARGSLLHSYTPKMAVIPSTPPNSPRQTPTSSPPSFEFKCTSPPYDNFLASKPASSILREVREKKNIRSSESQTDVSVSNLNLVDKVRRFGVAKVVNSGRAHVPTLTEDQGPLLCGPPGPAQALVPGGLVPEGLPLGCPTVTSAIGGLQLSSGIRRNRSFPTMVGSSMHMKAPVTLTSGILMGAKLPKQTSLR, encoded by the exons ATGAATGGGCAAAGTCCAGGCCAGCTCCTGAGTagagaaatagaggaagaaatagaGGAAGACAG cCTTAACTCGGCCCCGACACCAGCTTGTGGCAGCACTAGCCACTTGAAGTCCACACCAGTGGCCACTCCGTGCACCCCACAGAGACTGAGCCTGGCCGAGTCCTTCACTAACATCCAGGAGTCCACGACCACCATGAGCACATCCCTGGGGCTGGTGTGGCTGCTCAAGGAGCGGGGCATTTCTGCGGCTGTGTATGACCCACAGAGCTGGGACAGGGCCGCCCGGGGCTCCCTCCTGCACTCCTACACTCCCAAGATGGCCGTGATCCCCTCTACCCCCCCGAACTCGCCTAGGCAGACGCCCACGTCCTCCCCGCCTTCCTTTGAGTTCAAGTGCACGAGCCCTCCCTACGACAACTTCCTGGCTTCCAAGCCAGCCAGCTCCATCCTGAGGGAggtgagagaaaagaagaacatCAGGAGCAGCGAGAGCCAGACGGACGTGTCCGTCTCCAACCTCAACCTCGTGGACAAAGTCAGGAGGTTTGGGGTGGCCAAAGTGGTGAACTCAGGGCGAGCCCATGTCCCCACCTTGACTGAAGATCAGGGACCTCTCCTCTGTGGGCCCCCAGGGCCAGCACAAGCCCTTGTTCCTGGAGGCCTGGTACCCGAGGGCCTGCCTCTCGGATGTCCCACCGTCACCAGTGCCATCGGTGGACTGCAGCTCAGCAGTGGCATCCGACGGAATCGCAGCTTCCCCACCATGGTGGGATCCAGCATGCACATGAAAGCCCCTGTGACTCTCACCTCGGGCATCTTGATGGGTGCTAAGCTCCCCAAACAAACTAGCTTGCGGTGA